AGCGAGATGAGCACGAACACGGGCGGCCAGGAGAAAGAGAGCGCACTGACGGCGTCGCCACCGAGTCGCCCGACCCAGAAGGTGTCGACGAGGTTGTAGACGACCTGCAGCAGCTGCGTGAAGACGATCGGCGCCGAGAGGGCGACGAGCGGACGGAGGAGCGACCCCTCGGTGAGGTCGTAGTCGCTCCCACGCCCGGGGTCGTCCGGCGGACCGTCTTCCGAGAGATCCGTCGTGTCGGCCGACGGCTCGTCCGCTCGGTCCGTCACGCGGTCACGCCCCTCCGTCGTCGGCGCCGTCGGACGATCGGCTGCTCGCGGGTCGGTCCTCGCTCGCCATCAGCAGGTCGCCGATCAGGTACCGTTCGATCCCGGCGAAGGCCTCGTCGGTGGGGGCGGCGTCACCGAGGATCACGTCGTGGGACTGCGCGCCCTCGATGGCCGAGCGAAACAGCGCGGCGTAGCGCTCGGGGTCCACCTCGCGGAACTCCCCCGACTCGACCCCTTCGCGGACGATGTCGGCGATCACGCCGCGGATGAGCCGGTCGTTCTCGACGAGCTGGTCCTGCAAGTCCGGTTCGAAGGGGGCCTGGGCGCGCATCCCCAGCAGCGCGGTGTGGAAGTCGCGGGTCGCCGCGTCGTCGCCCAGGCCGACCACGACGATCTCGGCCATCCGGTGGAGTCGTTCGCGGGGGTCGTCCGGACCGCCGCCCTCCACCTCGTCGATGAACTCGTCGAGCAGGTGCGAGAGAAAGGCGACCATGAGATCCGCCTTCGAGTCGTAGTGGTAGTGGATGAGCGACTTGCTCTTTTCGAACTCGTCGGCGATGGCCTGGACCGTCAGGTCGGCGTATCCGTGCTTCGCGAGCGCGCGGAAGGTGGCGTCCATGATCGCCGCGCGCGTCGAATCGTCCCCCGACATATCTGACTGAATGGCCAGTCGATATATAAATCACTGCCGATCAAACCCTGAGAATCGGAGGACAACGCTCAAGGGAGCGTGTGGGAGAGTACGACGGGA
This DNA window, taken from Halosimplex litoreum, encodes the following:
- a CDS encoding TetR/AcrR family transcriptional regulator, which encodes MSGDDSTRAAIMDATFRALAKHGYADLTVQAIADEFEKSKSLIHYHYDSKADLMVAFLSHLLDEFIDEVEGGGPDDPRERLHRMAEIVVVGLGDDAATRDFHTALLGMRAQAPFEPDLQDQLVENDRLIRGVIADIVREGVESGEFREVDPERYAALFRSAIEGAQSHDVILGDAAPTDEAFAGIERYLIGDLLMASEDRPASSRSSDGADDGGA